A genome region from Euphorbia lathyris chromosome 4, ddEupLath1.1, whole genome shotgun sequence includes the following:
- the LOC136226991 gene encoding DUF724 domain-containing protein 2-like isoform X1, with protein MSPRGRGRGRGRGRPPLSMSSKMEFLSNELKVEVSSDEEGFKGAWYLAKIIVNSNSAPKRKNLVWVQYEDLLSDTDPNNPLIECVDSSLIRPRPPPPLPDQTYEPHDVVDAFHRDGWWKGVVTKIQVSEENQTSYNVVFETPPEHFTFSSADLRFHLEWSDGQWVRPPKQERMKGLEIFKGMHIEANLQDAWFPAIVVDEVGFNSFLVENDHNHMEETIDSFHVRTLPPNLEVQKFEMLEVVDAFHDSCWRTATITKILTDGRYEVRLKSLDKKIKLIHSKIRPHLLWTNGRWVSLSKEIPNEAQCEEQSADVDNTAKHSSVKKLRKKSTPLGTNSTSNKLNKAPSEREETLTSYSKKLRMENSPNHLSPEESHPVCDSGGNLSVAGFDQQEAGEENGKAESSKGERELNAQVRAAVGEDKKNTDPAETTNQIEHINNDSDSSTRLAAFSGPYAESSFHLPHEEINIQKESNAFGQQDKGEEHNVSEGTASEMDMEVCAVPIADDTTKVVASCDTVNDDLALSTCLGRDVENLNQPYVINVQASSELVEKQELPFTKSTSLWQHVDSLEVFKWLPQNPHFSPLLEENEITREGFAIGSMLNFAGLVGKVSKLKIETPRSVFDRYLEALRKFEMHGFDVKEVVERINKMLSIKIREEEMTNESKSSNSKLAVCVSEQEKLEEEMNAIQKRIRELEEQRAKEVEERVTIDSKINLLQKKVDRMKEELLNMELDFERKAGAPW; from the exons ATGAGTCCAagagggagagggagagggagagggagaggaAGGCCTCCCCTGAGTATGAGCTCAAAGATGGAATTCTTAAGCAACGAATTAAAGGTGGAGGTGAGCAGCGACGAGGAAGGGTTTAAAGGGGCTTGGTACTTGGCCAAAATCATCGTTAACTCAAACTCAGCACCCAAAAGAAAAAATCTAGTCTGGGTTCAGTACGAGGATTTACTTTCTGATACGGACCCAAATAACCCTTTAATTGAGTGTGTCGATAGTTCCTTAATTAGGCCTCGTCCTCCGCCGCCTCTGCCTGATCAGACTTATGAGCCACATGATGTCGTCGACGCTTTCCACCGTGATGGCTGGTGGAAGGGAGTGGTCACTAAAATTCAAGTCTCGGAGGAGAATCAAACAAGTTACAACGTTGTCTTTGAAACCCCACCTGAGCACTTCACTTTTTCCTCTGCTGATTTGAGGTTTCACTTGGAATGGTCTGATGGCCAATGGGTTCGACCCCCTAAACAGGAG AGAatgaaagggttagagattttCAAGGGAATGCATATTGAAGCTAATTTACAAGATGCTTGGTTCCCCGCAATTGTTGTTGATGAAGTTGGCTTCAATTCTTTCTTAGTGGAGAATGATCATAACCATATGGAAGAAACCATTGACTCATTCCATGTTCGAACCCTTCCTCCCAATTTGGAGGTCCAAAAATTTGAAATGTTGGAAGTTGTAGATGCTTTTCATGATTCTTGTTGGAGGACAGCTACCATTACCAAAATTCTCACAGATGGAAGATATGAAGTCCGTTTGAAGTCCCTAGATAAGAAGATAAAGTTGATTCATTCAAAGATAAGGCCTCACCTACTTTGGACCAATGGAAGATGGGTTAGTTTGAGCAAG GAAATACCGAATGAGGCGCAGTGTGAAGAACAATCAGCAGATGTTGATAATACTGCAAAACACTCTTCTGTTAAGAAGTTGAGGAAGAAGTCAACCCCTCTTGGTACAAACTCAACAAGTAATAAACTAAACAAGGCACCTTCTGAAAGAGAGGAGACACTTACAAGCTATTCCAAGAAGTTAAGAATGGAGAACTCTCCCAACCATTTATCTCCTGAAGAATCTCATCCAGTGTGTGATTCGGGTGGAAATCTATCAGTGGCTGGATTTGATCAACAAGAAGCTGGAGAGGAAAATGGAAAGGCGGAGTCATCAAAGGGGGAAAGAGAACTGAATGCTCAAGTTCGCGCTGCAG TTGGAGAAGACAAGAAAAATACAGATCCTGCTGAAACCACCAATCAAATAGAGCATATAAATAATGATTCCGATTCTTCTACTCGATTGGCTGCATTTTCCGGCCCATATGCAGAAAGCTCTTTCCATCTTCCTCATGAG GAGATTAACATTCAAAAAGAAAGTAATGCATTTGGGCAGCAGGATAAAG GTGAAGAACACAATGTTTCTGAAGGCACTGCAAGTGAAATGGACATGGAAGTTTGTGCAG ttCCCATTGCAGATGACACAACAAAAGTGGTAGCATCCTGTGACACAGTCAATGATGATCTAGCTCTATCAACATGTCTAGGAA GGGATGTTGAAAATTTGAACCAACCTTATGTGATAAATGTTCAAGCAAGCAGTGAGCTAGTAGAGAAGCAAGAGTTGCCTTTCACAAAGAGCACATCTCTTTGGCAGCACGTTGATTCGCTAGAAGTTTTCAAATGGCTGCCACAAAATCCACATTTTAGTCCTTTGTTGGAAGAGAACGAGATAACCCGTGAAGGATTTGCGATTGGTAGTATGTTGAATTTTGCTGGTTTGGTGGGGAAGGTGTCGAAGTTGAAAATTGAGACGCCTAGAAGTGTTTTTGACAGGTATTTGGAAGCTCTTAGAAAGTTTGAAATGCATGGATTTGATGTTAAGGAAGTGGTAGAGCGAATTAACAAGATGTTGTCTATCAAAATTAGGGAAGAAGAGATGACTAATGAATCAAAAAGTTCAAATAGTAAGCTTGCAGTGTGTGTTAGTGAGCAAGAAAAATTGGAGGAAGAAATGAATGCAATTCAGAAAAGGATTAGGGAGTTAGAAGAGCAACGTGCAAAGGAAGTCGAGGAGAGGGTGACGATAGATTCTAAAATTAATCTTCTACAAAAGAAAGTGGATAGAATGAAGGAAGAATTGTTGAATATGGAGCTAGATTTTGAACGTAAAGCTGGTGCGCCTTGGTAG
- the LOC136226991 gene encoding DUF724 domain-containing protein 2-like isoform X2, with translation MSPRGRGRGRGRGRPPLSMSSKMEFLSNELKVEVSSDEEGFKGAWYLAKIIVNSNSAPKRKNLVWVQYEDLLSDTDPNNPLIECVDSSLIRPRPPPPLPDQTYEPHDVVDAFHRDGWWKGVVTKIQVSEENQTSYNVVFETPPEHFTFSSADLRFHLEWSDGQWVRPPKQERMKGLEIFKGMHIEANLQDAWFPAIVVDEVGFNSFLVENDHNHMEETIDSFHVRTLPPNLEVQKFEMLEVVDAFHDSCWRTATITKILTDGRYEVRLKSLDKKIKLIHSKIRPHLLWTNGRWVSLSKEIPNEAQCEEQSADVDNTAKHSSVKKLRKKSTPLGTNSTSNKLNKAPSEREETLTSYSKKLRMENSPNHLSPEESHPVCDSGGNLSVAGFDQQEAGEENGKAESSKGERELNAQVRAADKKNTDPAETTNQIEHINNDSDSSTRLAAFSGPYAESSFHLPHEEINIQKESNAFGQQDKGEEHNVSEGTASEMDMEVCAVPIADDTTKVVASCDTVNDDLALSTCLGRDVENLNQPYVINVQASSELVEKQELPFTKSTSLWQHVDSLEVFKWLPQNPHFSPLLEENEITREGFAIGSMLNFAGLVGKVSKLKIETPRSVFDRYLEALRKFEMHGFDVKEVVERINKMLSIKIREEEMTNESKSSNSKLAVCVSEQEKLEEEMNAIQKRIRELEEQRAKEVEERVTIDSKINLLQKKVDRMKEELLNMELDFERKAGAPW, from the exons ATGAGTCCAagagggagagggagagggagagggagaggaAGGCCTCCCCTGAGTATGAGCTCAAAGATGGAATTCTTAAGCAACGAATTAAAGGTGGAGGTGAGCAGCGACGAGGAAGGGTTTAAAGGGGCTTGGTACTTGGCCAAAATCATCGTTAACTCAAACTCAGCACCCAAAAGAAAAAATCTAGTCTGGGTTCAGTACGAGGATTTACTTTCTGATACGGACCCAAATAACCCTTTAATTGAGTGTGTCGATAGTTCCTTAATTAGGCCTCGTCCTCCGCCGCCTCTGCCTGATCAGACTTATGAGCCACATGATGTCGTCGACGCTTTCCACCGTGATGGCTGGTGGAAGGGAGTGGTCACTAAAATTCAAGTCTCGGAGGAGAATCAAACAAGTTACAACGTTGTCTTTGAAACCCCACCTGAGCACTTCACTTTTTCCTCTGCTGATTTGAGGTTTCACTTGGAATGGTCTGATGGCCAATGGGTTCGACCCCCTAAACAGGAG AGAatgaaagggttagagattttCAAGGGAATGCATATTGAAGCTAATTTACAAGATGCTTGGTTCCCCGCAATTGTTGTTGATGAAGTTGGCTTCAATTCTTTCTTAGTGGAGAATGATCATAACCATATGGAAGAAACCATTGACTCATTCCATGTTCGAACCCTTCCTCCCAATTTGGAGGTCCAAAAATTTGAAATGTTGGAAGTTGTAGATGCTTTTCATGATTCTTGTTGGAGGACAGCTACCATTACCAAAATTCTCACAGATGGAAGATATGAAGTCCGTTTGAAGTCCCTAGATAAGAAGATAAAGTTGATTCATTCAAAGATAAGGCCTCACCTACTTTGGACCAATGGAAGATGGGTTAGTTTGAGCAAG GAAATACCGAATGAGGCGCAGTGTGAAGAACAATCAGCAGATGTTGATAATACTGCAAAACACTCTTCTGTTAAGAAGTTGAGGAAGAAGTCAACCCCTCTTGGTACAAACTCAACAAGTAATAAACTAAACAAGGCACCTTCTGAAAGAGAGGAGACACTTACAAGCTATTCCAAGAAGTTAAGAATGGAGAACTCTCCCAACCATTTATCTCCTGAAGAATCTCATCCAGTGTGTGATTCGGGTGGAAATCTATCAGTGGCTGGATTTGATCAACAAGAAGCTGGAGAGGAAAATGGAAAGGCGGAGTCATCAAAGGGGGAAAGAGAACTGAATGCTCAAGTTCGCGCTGCAG ACAAGAAAAATACAGATCCTGCTGAAACCACCAATCAAATAGAGCATATAAATAATGATTCCGATTCTTCTACTCGATTGGCTGCATTTTCCGGCCCATATGCAGAAAGCTCTTTCCATCTTCCTCATGAG GAGATTAACATTCAAAAAGAAAGTAATGCATTTGGGCAGCAGGATAAAG GTGAAGAACACAATGTTTCTGAAGGCACTGCAAGTGAAATGGACATGGAAGTTTGTGCAG ttCCCATTGCAGATGACACAACAAAAGTGGTAGCATCCTGTGACACAGTCAATGATGATCTAGCTCTATCAACATGTCTAGGAA GGGATGTTGAAAATTTGAACCAACCTTATGTGATAAATGTTCAAGCAAGCAGTGAGCTAGTAGAGAAGCAAGAGTTGCCTTTCACAAAGAGCACATCTCTTTGGCAGCACGTTGATTCGCTAGAAGTTTTCAAATGGCTGCCACAAAATCCACATTTTAGTCCTTTGTTGGAAGAGAACGAGATAACCCGTGAAGGATTTGCGATTGGTAGTATGTTGAATTTTGCTGGTTTGGTGGGGAAGGTGTCGAAGTTGAAAATTGAGACGCCTAGAAGTGTTTTTGACAGGTATTTGGAAGCTCTTAGAAAGTTTGAAATGCATGGATTTGATGTTAAGGAAGTGGTAGAGCGAATTAACAAGATGTTGTCTATCAAAATTAGGGAAGAAGAGATGACTAATGAATCAAAAAGTTCAAATAGTAAGCTTGCAGTGTGTGTTAGTGAGCAAGAAAAATTGGAGGAAGAAATGAATGCAATTCAGAAAAGGATTAGGGAGTTAGAAGAGCAACGTGCAAAGGAAGTCGAGGAGAGGGTGACGATAGATTCTAAAATTAATCTTCTACAAAAGAAAGTGGATAGAATGAAGGAAGAATTGTTGAATATGGAGCTAGATTTTGAACGTAAAGCTGGTGCGCCTTGGTAG